The proteins below are encoded in one region of Tomitella fengzijianii:
- a CDS encoding type 1 glutamine amidotransferase domain-containing protein, producing MSEADAATGLGGRNIAMLVAPEGVEQIELTEPWRTVQRSGGTPTLVSTRTGSIQAFNHLDREGTFEAEAAANADAASDYDALVLPGGVANPDILRTDADAVAFVRAFFDAGKPVAVICHGPWTLIEADAVRGRVMTSWPSLRTDLRNAGAEWVDQEVVVCDHGPNILVSSRMPDDLPAFCSAMVRAFSAPRTD from the coding sequence ATGAGTGAAGCAGACGCGGCAACCGGACTCGGCGGGCGGAATATCGCGATGCTGGTCGCGCCCGAGGGAGTCGAGCAGATCGAGCTGACGGAGCCGTGGCGGACGGTACAGCGGTCCGGCGGGACGCCCACACTCGTATCCACCCGTACAGGCAGCATTCAGGCGTTCAACCACCTCGATCGCGAAGGAACGTTCGAGGCCGAGGCGGCCGCGAACGCGGACGCCGCGAGCGACTACGACGCCCTCGTGCTCCCCGGCGGCGTCGCGAACCCGGACATCCTGCGCACCGACGCCGATGCCGTCGCATTCGTCCGGGCGTTCTTCGACGCGGGCAAACCCGTCGCGGTGATCTGCCACGGGCCGTGGACCCTCATCGAGGCCGACGCGGTCCGCGGGCGAGTGATGACATCGTGGCCGAGCCTGCGCACGGACCTGCGCAATGCCGGGGCCGAGTGGGTGGATCAGGAGGTCGTCGTGTGCGATCACGGCCCCAACATTCTGGTGTCGAGCCGCATGCCCGACGACCTGCCCGCGTTCTGTTCTGCGATGGTGCGGGCATTCTCTGCCCCGCGGACGGACTGA
- a CDS encoding RNA polymerase-binding protein RbpA — translation MADRVLRGSRLGSVSYETDRDHDLAPRRTARYRCENGEEFEVPFSDDADFPASWVGRNGLEGKLVEGTAQEEKKAKPPRTHWDMLRERRSLEELEVLLKERLDLHKTRRRSSAG, via the coding sequence ATGGCAGATCGAGTTCTGCGGGGAAGCCGACTCGGCTCCGTCAGCTACGAGACCGATCGCGACCACGACCTGGCCCCCCGCCGTACTGCGCGGTACCGCTGCGAGAACGGGGAGGAATTCGAGGTGCCGTTCTCCGACGACGCCGATTTCCCGGCCTCGTGGGTGGGGCGCAACGGCCTCGAGGGCAAGCTCGTCGAGGGCACTGCGCAGGAGGAGAAGAAGGCCAAGCCGCCGCGTACCCATTGGGACATGCTGCGCGAGCGCCGGTCGCTCGAGGAGCTCGAAGTGCTGCTCAAGGAGCGCCTGGACCTGCATAAGACCCGTAGGCGCAGTTCCGCCGGCTGA
- a CDS encoding iron-containing redox enzyme family protein, whose protein sequence is MPDPSRADPLGADLQMALFVCYELHYRGFRNVGDGWEWDPALLEFRAGLESAFITRLRARVAGVDEHAAGCVGDGLDAETALDHATAGRPGDRGPADHLAADGSWEQMREYFIHRSVYQLKEADPYVWAIPRLRGQAKASLAAVEFDEFGAGHGAEVHSRLFADLLDAAGLDSTYLAYADRVPAPTLAVANLATTFGLHRSLRGALVGHFAVTESSTGPAAKALERALKAMAAPEPCVRFYTEHVEADAVHEQVVRYDILQPLLEAEPWLTDDVVFGIRAVGTLEADLSTLLLDSWDQGRSSLGPVGGSPTRG, encoded by the coding sequence ATGCCTGATCCGTCCCGCGCCGACCCGCTGGGCGCAGACCTGCAGATGGCGCTGTTCGTCTGCTACGAACTGCACTATCGCGGGTTCCGCAATGTCGGAGACGGATGGGAATGGGATCCGGCACTGCTGGAGTTTCGTGCCGGGTTGGAGTCGGCCTTCATCACCCGGTTGCGCGCGCGAGTCGCCGGCGTGGACGAGCATGCAGCGGGGTGCGTCGGGGACGGACTTGATGCCGAGACCGCTCTGGACCACGCCACGGCCGGGCGCCCCGGGGACCGTGGGCCCGCCGACCACCTGGCGGCCGACGGCTCATGGGAGCAGATGCGCGAGTACTTCATCCACAGATCCGTCTACCAGCTGAAGGAAGCCGACCCCTACGTGTGGGCGATCCCGCGACTCCGTGGGCAGGCGAAGGCATCGCTCGCGGCGGTCGAGTTCGATGAATTCGGCGCGGGTCACGGCGCGGAGGTGCACTCGCGGTTGTTCGCCGATCTTTTGGACGCCGCCGGACTGGATTCGACGTACCTGGCCTATGCGGACCGCGTGCCGGCGCCGACGCTGGCGGTTGCCAATCTGGCGACGACCTTCGGCCTGCACCGTTCGCTGCGCGGTGCGCTCGTCGGGCACTTCGCGGTCACTGAGAGTTCCACCGGCCCGGCGGCCAAGGCGCTTGAGCGGGCCCTGAAAGCGATGGCGGCACCCGAGCCCTGCGTGCGCTTCTACACGGAGCACGTCGAGGCGGACGCTGTACACGAGCAGGTGGTCCGGTATGACATCCTGCAGCCGCTGCTCGAGGCCGAGCCGTGGCTCACCGATGATGTCGTTTTCGGGATCCGGGCGGTGGGGACGCTGGAGGCGGACCTCTCCACCCTGCTACTCGACAGTTGGGACCAGGGCAGAAGCTCGCTCGGCCCCGTCGGCGGCAGCCCGACTCGCGGATAA
- a CDS encoding CDGSH iron-sulfur domain-containing protein, with protein sequence MIAMPVTSQSSAPLRRARVVPGGPLLVEGPLEVSLPSGEVVRSNRFMVAICMCHRSAVYPLCDASHKSPRGRRRAGGTAGEDRKSSETS encoded by the coding sequence ATGATTGCCATGCCCGTGACTTCGCAGAGTTCGGCCCCCCTTCGGCGGGCGCGCGTCGTGCCCGGTGGACCGCTGCTGGTCGAAGGCCCGCTCGAAGTGTCGCTGCCGTCGGGGGAGGTGGTGCGGTCGAATCGGTTCATGGTGGCGATCTGCATGTGCCACCGCAGCGCCGTGTACCCGCTGTGCGACGCGAGCCACAAATCGCCGCGTGGACGCCGCCGCGCGGGCGGAACGGCAGGGGAGGACAGAAAGTCTTCGGAGACGTCCTGA
- a CDS encoding HemK2/MTQ2 family protein methyltransferase codes for MGSDGGDNVAQVPRVLRLPGVYRPQEDTALLVEAVRGLRMTADTAVLDVCTGSGAVALAAASAGSRNVTAVDISLASVWSARCNAWLRGYRCLDVRRADITGFRFGGRFNLIVCNPPYVPTPSSARTRGADRAWNAGPSGRALLDPLCRSLPSMLADGGRLLMVQSECADIDRTVAELAQRCADARVVARRRIPFGRIMSDRTGYLGGAGLLPDLPDGRNTPSEEIAVIEAVAAVRWPALEPAESPSALRG; via the coding sequence ATGGGCAGCGACGGTGGCGACAACGTCGCTCAGGTCCCGCGGGTTCTGCGGTTGCCGGGCGTCTACCGACCGCAGGAGGACACCGCGCTGCTCGTCGAAGCGGTCCGTGGACTGCGGATGACCGCGGACACAGCGGTGCTGGACGTGTGTACCGGAAGCGGAGCCGTCGCCCTGGCGGCCGCATCCGCAGGGTCCCGGAATGTGACCGCCGTCGACATCAGCCTCGCATCGGTCTGGTCCGCGCGGTGCAATGCCTGGTTGCGCGGATACCGCTGTTTGGATGTACGGCGGGCCGACATCACCGGCTTTCGGTTCGGCGGCCGTTTCAACCTCATCGTCTGCAACCCGCCGTACGTTCCCACGCCGTCTTCCGCACGCACCCGTGGCGCCGACCGGGCCTGGAATGCGGGGCCGTCGGGGCGGGCGTTGCTCGACCCCCTTTGCCGATCGCTCCCGTCGATGCTGGCCGACGGCGGGCGACTACTGATGGTGCAGTCGGAGTGTGCGGACATCGACCGCACGGTCGCTGAGCTCGCGCAGCGGTGCGCCGACGCGCGCGTGGTGGCGCGCAGACGGATCCCCTTCGGCCGGATCATGTCAGACAGGACGGGTTACCTGGGGGGAGCGGGCCTCCTGCCCGACCTGCCGGACGGTCGCAATACACCCAGCGAGGAGATCGCGGTGATCGAGGCGGTAGCCGCCGTGCGATGGCCGGCGCTGGAGCCCGCAGAGTCGCCGAGTGCCCTACGGGGCTGA
- a CDS encoding Rieske 2Fe-2S domain-containing protein, producing the protein MTALHDAMQRIEGLAPLDRFVSPVSDAVHRAVQPTTVRNTLSGTWLGHPFHPMLVAVPIGAWGMSALFDIVGGKQGNRAAGTLIAAGLFTAVPAAATGLNDWADTKAPESRVGAVHAAANSSASMLFLASLALRFRGRIVPGKALSWAGLALVGGGGYLGGHLTYARAMNVNHTAWLDIPSEWTRVAGEAQLPEDGTLTAHCDGQSILLSRGRSGRVSAIAATCSHMGGPLGEGERTAGCVTCPWHGSVFRLDDGTVVRGPASSPQPAYDARIVDGAVEIRSVR; encoded by the coding sequence ATGACAGCTCTACACGATGCGATGCAACGGATCGAGGGTCTCGCGCCACTCGATCGCTTCGTCAGTCCCGTGTCCGATGCCGTACACCGAGCGGTGCAGCCGACGACGGTGCGGAACACGCTCAGTGGCACATGGCTGGGGCATCCCTTCCATCCGATGCTGGTGGCGGTCCCGATCGGCGCGTGGGGAATGTCCGCGCTGTTCGACATCGTCGGAGGCAAGCAGGGCAACCGGGCGGCGGGCACCCTCATCGCCGCCGGACTCTTCACGGCAGTGCCCGCCGCCGCGACGGGGCTTAACGATTGGGCGGACACCAAGGCCCCGGAGTCGCGCGTCGGCGCCGTGCACGCCGCCGCCAATTCGAGCGCATCGATGCTGTTCCTCGCATCGCTGGCGCTGCGCTTCCGGGGGAGGATCGTGCCGGGCAAGGCGCTGTCGTGGGCGGGACTCGCACTGGTCGGCGGCGGCGGTTATTTGGGCGGGCACCTCACGTACGCACGGGCGATGAACGTGAACCACACGGCGTGGTTGGACATCCCGTCCGAGTGGACACGCGTGGCAGGGGAAGCGCAATTGCCGGAGGACGGCACGCTGACGGCCCACTGCGACGGCCAGTCGATCCTGCTGTCGCGGGGCCGCAGTGGCCGGGTCAGCGCTATCGCCGCCACCTGCAGCCACATGGGCGGGCCACTGGGGGAGGGGGAGAGGACGGCCGGATGCGTCACCTGCCCGTGGCACGGCAGCGTGTTCCGTCTCGACGACGGCACGGTGGTGCGTGGTCCGGCGAGTTCGCCGCAGCCGGCGTACGACGCCCGGATCGTCGACGGCGCAGTCGAGATCCGGTCTGTACGGTGA
- a CDS encoding TIGR03557 family F420-dependent LLM class oxidoreductase: MVQIGYKLMAETFAPTEIVRQARAAEQAGFDFVEVSDHFHPWLFSHGHSGFAWSMLGAAAQATDRIGLATGVTCPFGRYHPAIIAQAAATTALLSDGRFTLGIGAGENLNEHVVGAGWPSVSVRHEMLRESVEIIRLLWSGGYRSYRGRHLQLDDARVFDLPGTPPPVAIAASGDASAALAGEHGDALFATAPDAGVVEAYRRAGGTGPRYAEVPLAWAPDEQEAARTAHKRFRFGLTGWKVQAELPNPVNFEAATAHIREDDVRAAMPCGPDPQSHLHAVGEFVAAGFDRVALMNAGPEIDGFFAFFADELAGPIRAMTDGKQPSRANAY, translated from the coding sequence ATGGTCCAGATCGGTTACAAGTTGATGGCGGAAACCTTCGCGCCGACAGAGATCGTTCGTCAGGCGCGGGCGGCCGAGCAGGCCGGTTTCGATTTCGTCGAGGTGAGCGACCACTTCCACCCGTGGCTGTTCAGCCACGGGCACTCCGGGTTCGCCTGGTCGATGCTGGGAGCCGCCGCGCAGGCCACCGACCGCATAGGTCTCGCCACTGGAGTCACCTGCCCGTTCGGCCGCTATCATCCGGCGATCATCGCGCAGGCGGCCGCGACGACCGCCCTGCTCTCGGACGGGCGCTTCACACTGGGGATCGGAGCGGGGGAGAACCTCAACGAGCACGTGGTGGGAGCGGGCTGGCCCTCGGTTTCGGTGCGGCACGAGATGCTGCGCGAGTCTGTGGAGATCATCCGCCTGCTCTGGTCTGGCGGGTACCGCTCGTACCGGGGACGCCACCTGCAACTCGACGATGCCCGCGTGTTCGATCTGCCCGGCACGCCGCCACCCGTGGCGATCGCCGCCTCCGGCGATGCCTCCGCGGCCCTGGCGGGGGAGCACGGCGATGCACTGTTCGCCACGGCACCCGACGCCGGCGTGGTCGAGGCCTACCGCCGCGCCGGCGGAACCGGTCCCCGCTACGCAGAGGTCCCCCTGGCGTGGGCCCCCGACGAGCAGGAGGCGGCGCGCACCGCACACAAGCGGTTCCGATTCGGCCTGACCGGGTGGAAAGTGCAGGCCGAGTTGCCCAACCCGGTCAACTTCGAGGCCGCAACGGCGCACATTCGCGAGGACGACGTCCGCGCGGCAATGCCCTGCGGGCCTGATCCACAGTCCCATCTACATGCGGTGGGCGAGTTCGTGGCCGCCGGATTCGACCGCGTCGCCCTCATGAACGCCGGCCCCGAGATCGACGGATTCTTCGCCTTCTTCGCCGACGAACTGGCCGGCCCGATAAGGGCCATGACCGATGGAAAGCAGCCATCGCGCGCCAACGCCTACTGA
- the mdlC gene encoding benzoylformate decarboxylase: protein MGQTIRDVTFQLMRDLNLTTIFGNPGSTEETFLKNYPADFRYIQALQEASAVAIADGYAQATRRPALVNVHTAAGVANAMSNIMTASMNQTPLIITAGNQTREMLLMEPWLMNVQPEDLPKPWVKWSYEPVRAADVPAAFMRAYAAALQPPAGPVFLSIPLDDWEQPAAGSNPVARTVATRVGPDPVRIAEFAQALSDAKDPALIFGASIARGDGWDQAVTLAEKLGVHVYAAPASERPPFPEDHPLYVGGLPFAIGPLSKKLTGHDVAIVIGAPVFRYYPYVAGDYLPDGLRLLHVTEDPAQAARAPVGDSLVSDAVLATEALTELIPGRPHRKVVMQPHRMAPHGPGVSVREDSRMGADELFATLYDAMPEDTVVVEESPSNLGDFHAAWPIVKPDSFYTFASGSLGWNLPAAVGLALAERDSGRNRPVMAMIGDGSMQYAVQGLHSAAQEQLPIIYVIPCNGEYAILKSFADLEDSPGVPGLDVPGLDVVALAKGYGCTGERAETAEEVRAAVARALGRPGPTVLEVPIEAKVPPLL from the coding sequence ATGGGCCAGACCATCCGCGACGTCACTTTTCAGCTGATGAGAGACCTGAACCTGACGACCATCTTCGGCAATCCGGGATCCACCGAGGAGACCTTTCTCAAGAACTATCCTGCGGACTTCCGCTACATCCAGGCATTGCAGGAGGCGTCGGCCGTGGCGATCGCCGACGGCTATGCGCAGGCGACGAGGCGGCCCGCTCTGGTCAACGTCCACACGGCCGCCGGCGTGGCGAATGCGATGAGCAACATCATGACCGCGTCGATGAACCAGACCCCGTTGATCATCACTGCGGGCAATCAGACTCGGGAAATGCTGCTCATGGAGCCGTGGCTGATGAATGTCCAGCCGGAGGATCTGCCTAAGCCGTGGGTGAAATGGAGCTACGAGCCGGTGCGTGCCGCCGACGTACCGGCCGCGTTCATGCGCGCCTATGCGGCCGCATTGCAACCGCCTGCGGGGCCGGTGTTCCTGTCGATCCCTTTGGACGATTGGGAGCAGCCTGCCGCCGGCTCGAACCCGGTCGCCCGCACCGTAGCCACCCGCGTGGGTCCGGACCCGGTGCGCATCGCCGAGTTCGCGCAGGCGCTGTCCGACGCGAAGGATCCGGCGCTGATCTTCGGCGCGTCCATCGCCAGGGGCGACGGCTGGGACCAGGCTGTGACACTGGCGGAGAAGCTCGGCGTCCATGTCTATGCGGCGCCCGCCTCGGAGCGCCCCCCGTTCCCGGAGGACCATCCCCTGTACGTCGGCGGACTTCCCTTCGCGATCGGCCCGCTGTCGAAGAAGCTCACCGGTCACGACGTCGCGATCGTCATCGGGGCGCCGGTGTTCCGCTACTACCCGTACGTCGCCGGCGACTACCTGCCCGACGGGCTCCGGCTGCTGCATGTCACCGAGGACCCGGCGCAGGCGGCGCGGGCGCCCGTCGGCGACAGCCTCGTCAGCGACGCGGTTCTCGCGACGGAAGCGCTCACCGAACTTATCCCGGGCCGCCCCCACCGGAAGGTGGTCATGCAGCCGCACCGCATGGCGCCGCACGGCCCCGGCGTCTCCGTCCGCGAGGATTCCCGCATGGGCGCCGACGAACTTTTCGCCACGCTGTATGACGCGATGCCCGAGGACACGGTGGTGGTCGAGGAGTCGCCGTCGAACCTGGGCGATTTCCACGCCGCATGGCCCATCGTCAAGCCGGACTCCTTCTACACCTTCGCCTCGGGGAGTCTGGGGTGGAACCTGCCCGCCGCGGTGGGACTGGCGCTGGCAGAACGGGACTCCGGCCGGAACCGCCCCGTAATGGCGATGATCGGCGACGGCTCGATGCAGTATGCGGTGCAGGGCCTCCACTCCGCGGCGCAGGAGCAACTGCCCATCATCTACGTGATCCCGTGCAACGGCGAGTACGCGATCCTCAAGTCGTTCGCGGACCTCGAAGACTCCCCCGGCGTGCCCGGCCTCGACGTTCCGGGGCTGGACGTCGTGGCGCTCGCCAAGGGCTACGGCTGTACCGGGGAACGCGCCGAGACCGCCGAGGAGGTGCGTGCCGCCGTCGCGCGTGCCCTCGGAAGGCCCGGCCCCACCGTGCTGGAAGTGCCGATCGAGGCCAAGGTGCCGCCACTGCTGTGA
- a CDS encoding FMN-binding glutamate synthase family protein — MFRWLAVAALWMIGGLSFVLVFMVSLWWLFLTVPFLLLALVGAWDLLQARHSILRNFPILGHARFMLEFIRPEIQQYFVERNTDGTPYDRDTRSTIYQRAKDIKDVEPFGTERNVNAIGYEFVRHSIIAQPAPAETPRVRIGGPDCKQPYDMALYNVSAMSFGALSANAIMALNGGAARGGFAHDTGEGGLSPYHLKPGGDLIWEIGTAYFGTRTEDGHFDPDTFQKKSQNPQVKCISIKLSQGAKPGLGGVLPGPKVTQEIADTRGVPVGKTVVSPPSHNAFHTPAELCRFIGTLRDLSGGKPIGFKLCVGSRSEFLGICKAIRETGIAPDFIIVDGSEGGTGAAPLEFEDNVGMPLTHGLMTVHNALVGTGLRDQIRVGASGKVANGIDIVKRVIQGADFTLAARAMMFAVGCIQAQKCHTNTCPVGVTTQDPKRFRALDVPDKTTRVYNLQRNVVDNAKQVVASMGLGGFDDLHPSMLMRTVNFNDQRTYAELYEWLRPGQLLEDPPLSWIEDWECARADTFVLTAAQLPDPSRRTPVYSEEVPLAV, encoded by the coding sequence ATGTTTCGATGGTTGGCGGTTGCAGCGCTGTGGATGATAGGCGGCCTGTCGTTCGTTCTGGTGTTCATGGTGTCGCTGTGGTGGCTGTTCCTCACGGTGCCGTTCCTGCTCCTCGCGCTGGTGGGCGCGTGGGATCTGCTGCAGGCCCGGCACAGCATCCTGCGCAACTTCCCCATCCTCGGGCATGCGCGCTTTATGCTCGAATTCATCCGTCCGGAGATTCAGCAGTACTTCGTCGAGCGCAACACCGACGGGACGCCCTACGACAGGGACACCCGCTCCACGATCTACCAGCGGGCCAAGGACATCAAAGACGTCGAGCCCTTCGGCACCGAACGCAACGTGAACGCGATCGGCTACGAGTTCGTCCGCCACTCGATCATTGCGCAGCCGGCGCCCGCGGAGACCCCGCGCGTGCGGATCGGCGGCCCGGACTGCAAGCAGCCCTACGACATGGCGCTCTACAACGTCTCCGCGATGAGCTTCGGCGCGCTGTCCGCCAACGCGATCATGGCGCTGAACGGCGGTGCGGCGAGGGGCGGCTTCGCCCATGACACCGGGGAGGGCGGCCTGAGTCCGTACCACCTCAAACCGGGCGGGGACCTCATCTGGGAGATCGGCACCGCCTACTTCGGTACCCGGACCGAGGACGGGCACTTCGATCCGGACACCTTCCAGAAGAAATCCCAGAATCCTCAGGTGAAGTGCATTTCCATCAAGCTGTCGCAGGGGGCGAAGCCCGGGCTCGGCGGCGTGCTGCCAGGGCCGAAGGTCACCCAGGAGATCGCCGACACCCGTGGTGTCCCCGTGGGCAAGACCGTCGTCTCCCCACCGTCGCACAACGCCTTCCACACGCCGGCCGAACTGTGCCGGTTCATCGGCACGCTGCGTGACTTGTCCGGCGGCAAGCCGATCGGCTTCAAGCTGTGCGTCGGATCGCGCAGTGAGTTCCTCGGCATCTGCAAGGCGATCCGGGAAACCGGCATCGCACCCGATTTCATCATCGTCGACGGTTCCGAGGGCGGCACCGGCGCCGCGCCCCTCGAGTTCGAGGACAACGTGGGCATGCCGCTCACCCATGGCCTGATGACGGTGCACAACGCTCTGGTGGGGACCGGGCTTCGGGATCAGATCCGGGTCGGGGCCTCCGGAAAGGTGGCCAACGGCATCGACATCGTCAAGAGGGTCATCCAGGGCGCCGACTTCACGCTCGCCGCGCGGGCGATGATGTTCGCCGTCGGGTGCATCCAGGCGCAGAAGTGCCACACGAACACCTGCCCCGTGGGCGTCACCACCCAGGACCCCAAGCGTTTCCGTGCGCTGGACGTGCCGGACAAGACAACGCGCGTGTACAACCTGCAGCGCAACGTGGTCGACAACGCCAAGCAGGTGGTCGCCTCGATGGGGCTGGGCGGCTTCGACGATCTGCACCCCTCGATGCTCATGCGGACCGTCAACTTCAACGACCAGCGCACCTATGCGGAACTGTACGAATGGCTGCGGCCCGGCCAGCTGCTGGAGGATCCGCCGCTGTCGTGGATTGAGGACTGGGAGTGTGCGCGCGCGGACACGTTCGTTCTCACGGCCGCGCAACTTCCGGATCCGTCCCGGCGCACCCCGGTGTACTCCGAGGAGGTCCCGTTGGCGGTCTGA
- a CDS encoding molybdopterin-dependent oxidoreductase produces MTQQGRENSRDAAAARRREAAGRRRDSAELEDDFHNVALLREEGVHPRMSLTRIHVRIGRRFVSVWWALPAALIGGIAVVIVAKVLMGIDAVGGTDGFTAAHPCEPSMDELRSEGRPFGIPAWSIATHALNFFIMVMVVRAGWQILADHPRLYLKMHCTPDKEWLRFRGAMPKNRVWTAKDDAITLSPMVGMPGGRHTIGVARHWHFLFDILFVLNGVVFIVLTFASGHWRKLVPTEWSIFPDAVSCLVQYSSLRLPHELGGYYTYDALQQLSYFAIVFIFAPLAILTGIAMSPAMDNHFTWYQKIFGNRQIARSLHFLVMVVFVVFYGIHMLMVAATGFAENLNAITLNVAPADGFNLNGIALWGLAILVVILFNVWAVRFSWTHTRVLQRISNATVGRVMDVLFDKYAPKAEYKEEDISPFFWPNGLVPVSEEWHGLHDGGFEDYRLKVTGLVDNPVELSLEDIKALAHRDQITMHNCIQGWSAIGKWSGLPFSALIDLVQPTPEARWAIFRSFGEGGEGGQYYDSHSMVDLRHPQSLLAYEMNNEPLPVVHGAPLRLRVENQLGFKQVKWIKEIEFVHDFRDFGAGLGGYNEDHEFYGYRDEI; encoded by the coding sequence ATGACACAGCAAGGCCGTGAGAACAGTCGCGACGCCGCTGCCGCACGACGCAGGGAAGCCGCCGGAAGACGAAGGGACTCGGCCGAGCTCGAGGACGACTTCCACAACGTGGCACTGCTCCGCGAGGAGGGCGTGCACCCGCGCATGTCCCTCACCCGCATCCACGTGCGGATAGGGCGGCGGTTCGTCTCGGTGTGGTGGGCGCTCCCCGCGGCGCTGATCGGCGGCATCGCGGTGGTGATCGTGGCCAAGGTACTCATGGGCATCGATGCCGTCGGTGGAACCGACGGGTTCACCGCGGCGCACCCGTGCGAGCCGTCGATGGACGAGCTCCGGTCGGAGGGCCGGCCGTTCGGCATACCGGCGTGGAGCATCGCCACCCACGCGCTGAACTTCTTCATCATGGTCATGGTGGTGCGGGCCGGCTGGCAGATCCTCGCCGACCACCCACGGCTCTACCTCAAGATGCACTGCACCCCGGACAAGGAATGGTTGCGCTTCCGCGGCGCGATGCCGAAGAACCGCGTCTGGACCGCGAAGGACGACGCCATCACGCTCAGCCCGATGGTGGGCATGCCCGGCGGGCGGCACACCATCGGGGTGGCGCGCCACTGGCATTTCCTGTTCGACATCCTGTTCGTGCTCAACGGCGTCGTCTTCATCGTCCTGACCTTCGCGTCCGGACACTGGCGCAAGCTGGTCCCCACGGAGTGGTCGATCTTCCCGGACGCGGTCTCCTGCCTGGTGCAGTACTCGTCGCTGCGCCTGCCGCACGAACTCGGCGGCTACTACACCTACGACGCGCTTCAGCAGCTGAGCTACTTCGCGATCGTGTTCATCTTCGCCCCGCTGGCCATCCTCACCGGCATCGCGATGTCGCCGGCGATGGACAACCACTTCACCTGGTATCAGAAGATCTTCGGCAACAGGCAGATCGCCCGCTCGCTGCACTTCCTGGTGATGGTCGTGTTCGTCGTGTTCTACGGCATCCACATGCTCATGGTGGCCGCCACCGGGTTCGCGGAGAACCTCAACGCCATCACGCTCAACGTCGCCCCCGCCGACGGGTTCAACCTCAACGGCATAGCGCTGTGGGGCCTGGCGATACTCGTCGTGATCCTGTTCAACGTGTGGGCGGTCCGGTTCTCCTGGACCCACACGCGCGTGCTTCAGCGCATCTCCAATGCCACGGTGGGCAGAGTTATGGACGTGCTGTTCGACAAGTACGCACCGAAGGCCGAGTACAAAGAAGAGGACATCAGCCCGTTCTTCTGGCCCAACGGGCTCGTCCCGGTATCGGAGGAATGGCACGGCCTCCACGACGGCGGTTTCGAGGACTACCGGCTGAAGGTGACCGGGCTGGTCGACAATCCCGTGGAGCTCTCGCTCGAGGACATCAAGGCTCTCGCCCACCGCGACCAGATCACGATGCACAACTGCATCCAGGGCTGGTCGGCCATCGGCAAGTGGTCGGGACTGCCGTTCAGCGCGCTCATCGACCTGGTGCAGCCGACGCCGGAGGCGCGCTGGGCGATCTTCCGCTCCTTCGGCGAGGGCGGCGAGGGCGGTCAGTACTACGACTCGCACTCGATGGTGGACCTCCGGCATCCGCAGAGCCTGTTGGCCTACGAGATGAACAACGAGCCGCTGCCGGTCGTGCACGGAGCGCCGCTGCGCCTGCGGGTGGAGAACCAGCTGGGCTTCAAACAGGTCAAGTGGATCAAGGAGATCGAGTTCGTCCACGACTTCCGCGATTTCGGCGCGGGGCTGGGCGGATACAACGAGGACCACGAGTTCTACGGCTACCGCGACGAGATCTGA
- a CDS encoding type 2 periplasmic-binding domain-containing protein, giving the protein MSLKHRDSERGKISVCNRLDKAVLEVSGATVTLTPEDAREIARLLGEAADRAEQTPPDEFLQHRL; this is encoded by the coding sequence GTGTCGTTGAAGCATCGCGATTCGGAACGCGGCAAGATCTCCGTGTGCAACAGGCTGGACAAGGCGGTGCTCGAGGTGTCCGGCGCCACGGTGACGCTCACCCCCGAGGACGCACGCGAAATCGCGCGGCTGTTGGGGGAGGCCGCGGACCGCGCCGAGCAGACGCCGCCTGACGAGTTCCTGCAGCACCGCCTCTGA